The following are from one region of the Chromobacterium phragmitis genome:
- a CDS encoding bifunctional alpha/beta hydrolase/class I SAM-dependent methyltransferase: protein MRQAQELSFASFDGQQLFYRHWPALDAGRRPRAIVLLHRGHEHSGRLQHLADELGMPDTPMFAWDARGHGRNEGPRGYSPSLGATVRDLDAFIRHLCRSHGLKIDEIVVIAQSVGAVLAATWVHDYAPRVRALLLASPAFKVKLYVPLARPGLKLLYKLRGNFFVNSYVKARFLSHDPERIASYDSDPLITRPISANILLALYDTAERIVADAGAITVPTQLLVSGADFVVHKGPQHTFFNRLGSPLKEMHELPGFYHDTLGERDRALALDKIRAFIARVEASPAEADLTRADQGGYTAAEFQRLQQPRPWCSPRRWNFALTRLTLATVGRLSAGIRLGWQTGFDSGSTLDYVYRNQAEGLTPIGRLGDRAYLDSVGWKGIRQRKLNLEALIADAAGRLREAGAPVRVVDIAAGHGRYILDAIGALGGAVEHAQLRDYSEINVEAGRALIRERGLEGKARFDKGDAFDRADLAALQPAPTLAVVSGLYELFPQNEPIRQSLAGLAEAVPPGGYLVYTNQPWHPQLELIARTLTSHRGGEDWIMRRRTQQEMDQLVAAAGFEKLEQRIDEWGVFTVSLARRAGSADQTEARAAESAGA, encoded by the coding sequence ATGCGACAGGCTCAGGAGCTCAGTTTCGCCTCTTTCGACGGACAACAACTGTTTTACCGGCATTGGCCGGCTTTGGACGCCGGCCGGCGTCCGCGCGCCATCGTGCTGCTGCATCGCGGCCACGAGCATTCCGGCCGGCTGCAGCACCTGGCGGACGAACTGGGCATGCCGGACACGCCTATGTTCGCCTGGGATGCGCGCGGCCATGGCCGCAACGAGGGGCCGCGCGGCTATAGTCCCAGCCTGGGCGCCACGGTGCGGGACCTGGACGCGTTCATCCGCCATCTGTGCCGCAGCCATGGTTTGAAGATCGACGAAATCGTCGTCATCGCCCAGAGCGTGGGCGCGGTGCTGGCGGCGACCTGGGTTCACGATTACGCGCCGCGCGTCCGCGCGCTGCTGCTGGCCTCTCCCGCTTTCAAGGTGAAGCTGTATGTGCCGCTCGCCCGGCCGGGCTTGAAGCTGCTGTACAAGCTGCGCGGCAATTTCTTCGTCAATTCCTATGTCAAGGCGCGCTTTCTCAGCCACGATCCGGAACGCATCGCGTCTTACGACAGCGACCCGCTGATCACCCGGCCGATTTCCGCCAACATCCTGTTGGCCTTGTACGATACCGCCGAGCGCATCGTCGCCGACGCCGGCGCCATCACCGTGCCGACCCAGTTGCTGGTGTCTGGGGCGGATTTCGTCGTCCACAAGGGGCCGCAGCACACTTTCTTCAATCGTCTGGGCAGCCCGCTGAAGGAGATGCACGAGCTGCCGGGCTTTTATCATGACACGCTGGGCGAGCGCGACCGCGCGTTGGCATTGGACAAGATCCGCGCCTTCATCGCCAGGGTGGAGGCGAGCCCGGCCGAGGCGGATCTGACGCGGGCCGACCAGGGCGGCTACACCGCCGCCGAGTTTCAGCGCTTGCAACAGCCTAGGCCGTGGTGCTCGCCGCGGCGCTGGAATTTCGCGCTGACGCGTTTGACCCTGGCCACGGTAGGACGCTTGTCCGCCGGCATTCGTCTGGGCTGGCAAACCGGTTTCGATTCCGGCAGCACGCTGGATTACGTCTATCGCAATCAAGCAGAGGGCTTGACGCCGATAGGCAGATTGGGCGATCGCGCTTACCTGGACAGCGTGGGCTGGAAGGGCATACGCCAGCGCAAGCTGAATCTGGAGGCGCTGATCGCCGACGCGGCCGGCCGGCTGCGGGAAGCCGGCGCGCCGGTGCGCGTCGTCGACATCGCCGCAGGGCATGGCCGCTACATTCTGGACGCGATAGGCGCTTTGGGCGGCGCGGTGGAGCACGCGCAGCTGCGCGACTACAGCGAGATCAACGTCGAGGCCGGCCGCGCCTTGATACGCGAGCGCGGCCTGGAAGGGAAGGCGCGTTTCGACAAGGGCGACGCTTTCGACCGAGCCGATCTGGCCGCCTTGCAGCCCGCGCCGACTCTGGCCGTGGTGTCAGGCCTGTACGAACTGTTTCCGCAGAACGAGCCGATACGCCAGTCGCTTGCCGGGTTGGCCGAGGCGGTGCCGCCGGGCGGCTACCTGGTCTATACCAACCAGCCCTGGCACCCGCAACTGGAACTGATCGCCCGCACGCTGACCAGCCATCGCGGCGGCGAAGACTGGATCATGCGCCGGCGCACCCAGCAGGAAATGGATCAATTGGTGGCCGCCGCCGGCTTCGAGAAACTGGAGCAGCGGATAGACGAATGGGGGGTATTCACCGTCAGCCTGGCCAGGCGGGCCGGCTCAGCCGACCAGACAGAAGCGCGGGCGGCGGAAAGCGCCGGCGCATGA
- the lgt gene encoding prolipoprotein diacylglyceryl transferase, producing MLIHPQFDPVAIHLGPLAVHWYGLMYLLGFALFLTMGKYRLKNGNDVLTVPQLDDMLMYGAVGVVVGGRLGEVLFYQPGYYFSHPLEIFMVWKGGMSFHGGFLGVLIAVAIYGRKVGRGFWQLTDFVAPLVPLGLAAGRVGNFINGELWGRVASPDLPWAMLFPQARMEDIGEAQQSADLMNMLMQYGGLLRHPSQLYEFALEGIVLFGALWIYSAKPRATGKVSAVFLIGYGLARFVSEYFRNPDAGIFGKSDVISMGQWLSLPMIVIGVALLVFFGKRKAA from the coding sequence ATGCTGATTCATCCTCAGTTCGATCCGGTGGCCATCCACCTGGGCCCGCTGGCCGTTCATTGGTACGGCCTGATGTACCTGCTGGGCTTCGCCCTGTTCCTCACCATGGGCAAGTACCGCCTGAAAAACGGCAACGACGTGCTCACCGTGCCGCAGTTGGACGACATGCTGATGTACGGCGCGGTCGGCGTGGTGGTCGGCGGCCGCCTGGGCGAAGTGCTGTTCTACCAGCCCGGCTACTATTTCAGCCATCCGCTGGAAATCTTCATGGTGTGGAAAGGCGGCATGTCCTTCCATGGCGGCTTCCTCGGCGTGCTGATCGCGGTGGCGATCTACGGCCGCAAGGTGGGCCGCGGCTTCTGGCAACTGACCGACTTCGTCGCGCCGCTGGTGCCGCTGGGCCTGGCGGCCGGCCGCGTCGGCAACTTCATCAACGGCGAGCTGTGGGGCCGCGTGGCCAGCCCGGACCTGCCCTGGGCCATGCTGTTCCCGCAGGCGCGCATGGAAGACATCGGCGAGGCGCAGCAATCGGCCGATCTGATGAACATGCTGATGCAGTACGGCGGCCTGCTGCGCCACCCGTCGCAGCTGTACGAGTTCGCGCTCGAGGGCATCGTGCTGTTCGGCGCGCTGTGGATCTACAGCGCCAAGCCGCGCGCCACCGGCAAGGTGTCGGCGGTGTTCCTGATCGGCTACGGCCTGGCCCGCTTCGTCAGCGAGTACTTCCGCAACCCGGACGCCGGCATTTTCGGCAAGTCCGACGTGATCAGCATGGGCCAGTGGCTGAGCCTGCCGATGATCGTCATCGGCGTGGCGCTGTTGGTGTTCTTCGGCAAGCGCAAAGCGGCCTGA
- a CDS encoding phosphatase PAP2/dual specificity phosphatase family protein yields the protein MSVAGERRPWRLACLWLLILGPGFFLLYGAANEYAASLPPERVGNLAMAWERHIPLWPWTIAPYWSIDLLYGLSLFLCASRRELNVHAMRLLAVTALSCLCFVLFPLRFGFDRPPLDGVFGQLFQLLMGFDKPFNQAPSLHIGLLTVLWLRYWQHVPPRWRWLLHGWFALIGVSVLTTWQHHFWDVPSGFALAVLVCYALPMEAGGRRRAQARRRSHRLAARYGLAAAACLAGAWTAGGWGWLLYWPAASLALPALGYLGLGPSVMQKQGGCRRFSARVLLWPYSLAAGLCHRYFLRSLPGAEEIAPGVWLGPISAAEEKRFAAVLDLAAEYDRRAHVHAAYESVPLLDLLLPCVDDLSRAVHALERLRVEAPGPLLVHCALGLTRSATVALAWLVASGRAASLAEARALLSQRRQRVELSESQYAQLAELCAKLEPL from the coding sequence ATGAGCGTGGCTGGGGAGAGGCGTCCCTGGCGGCTGGCCTGCTTGTGGCTGCTGATCCTGGGACCGGGTTTTTTTCTGCTCTACGGCGCGGCCAACGAGTACGCGGCCAGCCTGCCGCCGGAGAGGGTGGGCAATCTCGCCATGGCCTGGGAACGCCATATTCCGCTGTGGCCATGGACCATCGCGCCGTACTGGAGCATAGACCTGCTGTATGGCCTGTCCCTGTTTCTGTGCGCGAGCAGGCGGGAGTTGAATGTCCATGCGATGAGGCTGCTGGCGGTCACCGCGCTGTCTTGCCTGTGTTTTGTTCTGTTCCCGCTGCGCTTCGGTTTCGACAGGCCGCCGCTGGATGGCGTCTTCGGCCAGCTGTTCCAGCTGCTGATGGGTTTCGACAAGCCGTTCAACCAGGCTCCTTCGCTGCACATCGGCTTGCTGACGGTGTTGTGGCTGCGCTACTGGCAACATGTGCCGCCCCGGTGGCGCTGGCTGCTGCATGGCTGGTTCGCGTTGATCGGCGTGTCCGTGCTGACGACCTGGCAACATCATTTCTGGGATGTTCCCAGCGGTTTCGCGCTGGCGGTTCTGGTTTGCTACGCGCTGCCGATGGAGGCGGGTGGCCGGCGGCGCGCGCAGGCGCGACGGCGCAGCCACCGTTTGGCCGCGCGCTACGGACTGGCTGCCGCCGCTTGCCTGGCTGGCGCATGGACGGCGGGAGGCTGGGGGTGGCTGCTATATTGGCCGGCCGCATCCCTGGCCTTGCCTGCCTTGGGATATCTGGGGCTTGGGCCGTCGGTGATGCAAAAACAGGGTGGTTGTCGTCGATTCTCCGCCCGCGTGCTGCTGTGGCCATATAGCCTGGCGGCCGGTCTGTGCCACCGTTATTTCCTGCGCAGCCTGCCTGGCGCGGAGGAGATCGCGCCGGGCGTCTGGCTGGGGCCGATCTCCGCCGCGGAGGAAAAACGTTTTGCCGCCGTGTTGGACCTGGCCGCCGAGTATGATAGGCGAGCGCATGTCCATGCGGCCTACGAGAGCGTGCCGCTGCTGGATTTGCTGTTGCCTTGCGTCGACGATTTGAGCCGGGCCGTCCATGCGTTGGAGCGTTTGCGCGTCGAAGCGCCTGGCCCTTTGCTGGTGCATTGCGCCTTGGGACTGACCCGCAGCGCGACGGTGGCCTTGGCCTGGCTGGTGGCATCGGGCCGCGCGGCATCATTGGCCGAGGCCAGAGCCTTGCTGAGCCAGCGCCGGCAGCGCGTGGAATTGAGCGAGAGCCAATATGCGCAGCTAGCCGAGCTATGCGCGAAACTGGAGCCGCTATGA